The DNA segment TTCTTCCTCCCCCGCCGGAATCCCCTTGATCCGGGTGATCCGGGCCACCTCGTCGAGGCCCCGGAGGAGCGAGAGGGGACAACCCCGGCGCAGCAGTTCCCGGGCCTTCTCGTGGAAGGCGACGATGGTATCCAGAATGAGAAAGCCCTTCCCGGGCGGACAGAAGGAGTCCGGACCGAAGGCCCCCTGCTGCAGGTAGCCGTCTTTCAGGAGGAAGGCGGTGAACGCCGTCAGCCGCTGCTCGTCGGGGAGCACGTCCTCCCCCACCAGCCGGATGATCTGCTGGATCCGGTCGTCCTCGGCGAGGAGCTCCCGGGCCTTCCCCCGCAGCTCCCCCCACCGGGGATCCACCTGGGTCAGGTACCACTCCTCCACCTCATCGGCGTATTCGCTGTAGGACTCCGTCCAGTTGATGGCGGGGAAATGCCGGGCGTGGGCCAGCCGCTTGTCCAGCCCCCAGAAGCAGCGGATATACCGCTTGGTGTGCCTGGTGACCGGCTCGGTGAAGTCGCCGCCCGGCGGGGAGACCGCGCCGATCACGGAGATACTCCCCTGGTCGCCCCCCGAGGTGACCACCCTGCCGGCCCGCTCGTAGAACGCGGCGAGCCTGGTGGGGAGATAGGCGGGGAATCCCTCCTCGGCGGGGATCTCCTCGAGCCTTCCGGAGATCTCCCGCAGGGCCTCGGCCCACCTGGACGTAGAGTCGGCCATCATCGCCACGTCGTACCCCATGTCCCGGTAGTACTCGGCGATGGTGATCCCCGTGTAGATGGAGGCCTCCCGTGCCGCCACCGGCATGTTGGAGGTGTTGGCGATCAAAACGGTCCGCTCCATCAGCGGCCGTCCTGTGCGGGGATCCTCCAGACCGGGGAACTCCTCCAGCACCTGGGTCATCTCGTTGCCCCGCTCGCCGCAGCCGATGTAGACGACGATCCTGGCGTCGCTCCACTTGGCCAGCTGGTGCTGGGTGACGGTCTTGCCCGTACCGAAACCCCCGGGGATCGCCGCCACGCCGCCCTTGGCCAGGGGGAAGAGTCCGTCGATCACCCGCTGGCCGGTGATCAGCGGTTCGTCGGGAAGCAGTCGCTCCCGGTAGGGACGGGCTGTACGGACCGGCCACCGCTGCACCAGCGGGATCTCCACCTCCCGCCCCCGGCCGTCGTTCACCCTGGCGGCCGCCTCCCCGGCCTGGTGTCGGCCGGCGGAGATCATGGCGGTGATCTCCCCCTCCACACCGGGAGGGACGGTCACCCGGTGGGTCACCATGGGCGACTCCTCGATCTCGGCCAGCACCGTTCCGGCGGTGGCGATCTCGCCGACCTGGGCCTTCGGGACCACCTCCCAGGCGGCGCCGAGATCGATCTGTGCGGCTCCGGATCCCCGGGAGATGAAGGTCCCCTCCCGCTCCATCAGCGCCCCCAGAGGACGGCCGATCCCGTCGATGATCGTCCCCACCAGACCGGGGCCGAGGGCCATGGAGAGGGGTTCCCCCCGGCCGGCGATCTCCTCGCCCAGGGTAAGGCCGCCGGTCTCCTCGTAGACCTGGACCAGCGCCTCGTCGCCGTCCATCCGGATGATCTCGCCGATCAGGGACAGGGAGCCCACCTCCACCATCTCCCGCATGGCAAAATCCCGCATCCCCGCCGCCCGGACCACCGGGCCGTTGACCGTCACGATCCGTCCCCGTCGGGTCATCGGACCACCTCCGCCCGTCACAGCAGCAACCGCTCCGCCAGGGTGTCGGCCATCTCCGAGGCCAGGATCCCCCAGTCCAGCCGGGAGCGCCACCGGCCGTCGCCGGATCGCAGCCACACCCCACCGGTGATCGGTGCCGGCGTGGGGTCGAAGGAGAGCTCCAC comes from the Synergistales bacterium genome and includes:
- a CDS encoding V-type ATP synthase subunit A, translating into MTRRGRIVTVNGPVVRAAGMRDFAMREMVEVGSLSLIGEIIRMDGDEALVQVYEETGGLTLGEEIAGRGEPLSMALGPGLVGTIIDGIGRPLGALMEREGTFISRGSGAAQIDLGAAWEVVPKAQVGEIATAGTVLAEIEESPMVTHRVTVPPGVEGEITAMISAGRHQAGEAAARVNDGRGREVEIPLVQRWPVRTARPYRERLLPDEPLITGQRVIDGLFPLAKGGVAAIPGGFGTGKTVTQHQLAKWSDARIVVYIGCGERGNEMTQVLEEFPGLEDPRTGRPLMERTVLIANTSNMPVAAREASIYTGITIAEYYRDMGYDVAMMADSTSRWAEALREISGRLEEIPAEEGFPAYLPTRLAAFYERAGRVVTSGGDQGSISVIGAVSPPGGDFTEPVTRHTKRYIRCFWGLDKRLAHARHFPAINWTESYSEYADEVEEWYLTQVDPRWGELRGKARELLAEDDRIQQIIRLVGEDVLPDEQRLTAFTAFLLKDGYLQQGAFGPDSFCPPGKGFLILDTIVAFHEKARELLRRGCPLSLLRGLDEVARITRIKGIPAGEEERIAAQREELLRKLDEVGRERLAPAGGEA